A single genomic interval of Chloroflexota bacterium harbors:
- a CDS encoding response regulator, which translates to MLKLLLVEDNPKLRTALAVGLDATRAVQTIHACDSGEDALAYCIQTSDVSEDIRCLIDVILMDVQLAGEMNGIQSAVAIRREFPRLPVVFYSIQDDDSYYRDFLNSGILSHYAYVRKSNYLLPEMIV; encoded by the coding sequence ATGCTCAAACTTCTCCTCGTCGAAGATAACCCCAAACTGCGTACTGCCCTGGCTGTTGGCCTCGATGCCACTCGCGCGGTGCAGACCATCCACGCCTGTGACAGTGGCGAAGATGCTCTGGCCTACTGTATTCAGACATCGGATGTTTCTGAAGACATCCGATGTCTTATTGATGTTATTCTCATGGATGTTCAACTTGCGGGCGAAATGAATGGCATTCAAAGCGCCGTTGCCATCCGGCGCGAGTTCCCCCGTTTGCCCGTGGTTTTCTATTCTATTCAAGATGACGACTCTTACTACCGCGACTTCCTCAATTCTGGTATTCTCAGTCACTATGCATATGTACGCAAATCGAATTATTTATTGCCAGAGATGATCGTT